One stretch of Streptomyces sp. NBC_01142 DNA includes these proteins:
- a CDS encoding N-acetylmuramoyl-L-alanine amidase has protein sequence MPYDENHSPATGPRRPRRGLLTVAALVPTALVGWLVWQTASGPADNKPPKVLPPPSRATTATEPDRAPSPSASSPAASPSPSPSNGKGSGSGPLAGKVVVVDPGHNRGNFRHSREINQLVDIGTNRKECDTTGTATNAGYTEAEFTFDVSQRLRTLLEKQGATVKFTHSNDRPFGPCVDERAQFGNKTKADAVVSIHADGSATGNRGFHVILPALVKAGAADTAPIVGPSRELGERIAGKFVRATGSAPSNYVGGGTGLDVRKDLGGLNLSTVPKVFIECGNMRDPKDAALLTDPSWRQKAAQGMADGIGSYLNG, from the coding sequence GTGCCGTACGACGAGAACCACTCTCCTGCCACCGGACCGCGCCGACCCCGGCGGGGCCTCCTCACGGTCGCCGCGCTGGTGCCGACCGCCCTGGTCGGATGGCTCGTCTGGCAGACGGCGAGCGGTCCCGCGGACAACAAGCCGCCGAAGGTACTCCCGCCGCCCAGCCGGGCGACCACCGCCACCGAGCCCGACCGGGCGCCCTCCCCGTCGGCTTCCTCCCCGGCCGCCTCCCCCTCGCCCTCGCCCTCTAACGGCAAGGGCAGCGGGTCGGGGCCGCTCGCCGGCAAGGTCGTCGTCGTCGACCCGGGGCACAATCGCGGCAATTTCCGCCATTCACGAGAAATCAACCAACTCGTCGATATCGGCACCAATCGCAAAGAATGCGACACGACGGGCACGGCCACCAACGCCGGATACACCGAAGCCGAATTCACCTTCGATGTTTCACAACGTCTTCGCACCCTGCTCGAGAAGCAGGGCGCAACGGTCAAATTCACCCACAGCAATGACCGACCGTTCGGCCCCTGCGTCGACGAGCGGGCTCAATTCGGCAACAAAACCAAGGCCGATGCCGTCGTCTCCATCCACGCCGACGGTTCGGCGACCGGCAACCGCGGGTTCCATGTGATCCTCCCCGCCCTGGTCAAGGCTGGTGCGGCGGACACCGCACCCATCGTCGGCCCGTCGCGCGAGCTCGGCGAGCGGATCGCCGGGAAGTTCGTACGCGCGACCGGCAGCGCCCCCTCCAACTACGTCGGCGGCGGTACGGGGTTGGACGTACGCAAGGATCTCGGCGGCCTCAATCTGTCCACCGTGCCCAAGGTGTTCATCGAATGCGGCAATATGCGTGACCCGAAGGACGCCGCTCTGCTGACCGACCCGAGCTGGCGGCAGAAGGCGGCGCAGGGAATGGCGGACGGCATCGGCAGCTACCTCAACGGGTAA